Proteins co-encoded in one Astyanax mexicanus isolate ESR-SI-001 chromosome 1, AstMex3_surface, whole genome shotgun sequence genomic window:
- the cipcb gene encoding CLOCK-interacting pacemaker, with translation MSRKMKEDVVRTVCKSKTKRLNKNADSERDSGFSDAGSEHLSTLDRTDAENATRTGIPAPGGSQSQPSQLAVMGGSFQSLSPMIFMNNVLLKQPGENPNPMKPWGFSPAVEVVQQPQVVFLQPVVSQRAGTVPKGPASKRRRHKKYLPILKSYPKIAPHPGDSPRSNCTSNSSSSSSTTASVKSSSSSSSSWDQPQQDKQQCLQSCASSSSSTSNHLPPTRHVPASPQPHPTLTDTNTGSCPGVERPANGRLELTSASADLHSKALQPRPQAVSKDGISESSDSDNSSNKRKRFCNTYNILSKSGLLDITLRTKELIRQNRRTQTELDQLREHTNLFMEVLQTGDLHVLSKLQLSMQQDTEKEKTNNNDSETQIDQLE, from the exons ATGAGCAGAAAGATGAAGGAAGATGTTGTGAGGACTGTGTGCAAATCCAAAACCAAGAGACTGAACAAGAACGCAGATTCTGAAAGGGATTCAGGTTTCTCAG ATGCTGGTTCTGAGCATCTGAGTACGCTTGATCGCACAGATGCAGAAAATGCAACTCGAACAGGGATTCCGGCACCGGGGGGTTCACAGTCACAGCCTTCTCAACTGGCTGTCATGGGTGGATCTTTTCAGAGTTTGTCCCCTATGATCTTTATGAACAATGTTCTTCTCaaacag CCTGGTGAGAACCCTAACCCTATGAAGCCCTGGGGCTTCAGTCCAGCTGTTGAGGTTGTTCAGCAACCACAAGTAGTCTTCCTCCAACCAGTGGTCTCCCAGAGAGCTGGTACAGTGCCAAAAGGACCTGCCAGTAAGCGTCGAAGACACAAGAAGTACCTTCCTATTCTGAAATCCTATCCCAAAATTGCTCCTCATCCTGGAGACAGCCCACGAAGTAACTGCACTAGTAACAGCAGCAGTAGCTCCAGCACCACTGCTTCAGTGAAGAGTTCCAGTTCATCTTCCAGTTCCTGGGATCAGCCACAGCAAGATAAACAGCAATGTTTACAGAGTTGTGCCTCTTCTAGCTCCTCAACATCAAATCATCTTCCACCAACCAGGCATGTGCCAGCATCGCCTCAGCCACATCCCACACTCACAGATACCAACACTGGCAGTTGTCCTGGTGTTGAAAGGCCAGCTAATGGACGGCTGGAGCTCACTTCAGCATCCGCAGACTTGCATAGCAAGGCATTACAGCCTCGTCCACAAGCGGTCTCCAAGGATGGCATTAGTGAAAGCAGTGACTCTGACAACAGCAGCAACAAGCGGAAACGATTCTGCAACACCTACAACATTCTCAGTAAATCTGGCTTATTGGACATTACTCTCCGCACTAAAGAGTTGATTCGACAGAACCGGCGAACCCAGACTGAACTGGATCAACTTCGTGAGCACACAAACCTCTTCATGGAAGTCCTACAGACAGGAGACTTGCATGTCTTGAGCAAACTGCAGCTGAGCATGCAGcaggacacagagaaagagaagaccAATAACAATGACTCGGAGACACAGATTGATCAACTAGAGTAA
- the pgfa gene encoding vascular endothelial growth factor A, whose product MSGFSGIIQVLTTLLLHLPHLQVSKAVGTPHSKVMLFHEVWVRSLCRSLEKMVSVEHEYPGGVEHIFSPGCVPLQRCAGCCNDEKLECFPTLTRNITMQLVRISPAQRTRQYVQLSFLEHHSCECRPKRSHRRNQRQRIGSPRRRKKGKHGRRKEANFSKGPDHHR is encoded by the exons ATGAGCGGATTCTCCGGTATAATACAGGTACTCACCACACTGCTGCTCCACCTACCACACCTACAG GTTTCAAAAGCTGTCGGCACACCCCACTCTAAag TGATGCTGTTTCATGAGGTTTGGGTTCGAAGCCTGTGCCGCTCCCTGGAGAAGATGGTATCAGTGGAACACGAGTACCCAGGCGGTGTGGAGCACATATTCAGTCCTGGCTGTGTGCCACTACAGCGTTGTGCTGGCTGTTGTAATGATGAAAAACTAGAGTGCTTCCCTACCCTTACACGTAACATTACAATGCAG CTGGTGAGGATAAGCCCAGCACAGAGGACGAGGCAGTATGTGCAGCTTTCATTTTTAGAGCATCATTCGTGTGAGTGCAG ACCCAAACGGAGCCACAGAAGAAATCAAAG ACAGAGGATCGGTAGCCCGCGcagaagaaaaaaagggaaacatGGAAGGAGGAAAGAAGCAAACTTTTCCAA gggTCCTGATCATCATAGATAG
- the actr10 gene encoding actin-related protein 10 has protein sequence MPLFEVLGSGGEKTAVVIDLGAAYTKCGFAGETGPRFIIPSEIQRPGVQQPIKVVQYNINTEELYTNLKEFIHMLYFRHLLVNPRDRRVVIIESILCPSHFRETLSKVFFKHFEVPSVLFAPSHLMSIMTLGINSALVMDCGYTETLVLPVYEGIPILSAWEALPMGGKAIHKELDSLLTEQCTVDTDSGTGHSLPTVIGTVSEEVVEDIKVRTCFVSDLQRGLKIQEAKFNMDGTAERPAPPPDVDYPLDGEKILHIKGSIRDSIAEMLFEQDNEEKSIATLILDTLVKCPIDTRKVLSENLLVIGGTSMLPGFLHRLLAEIRLLVEKPKYCDALATKSFRLHSPPAKPNCTAWLGGAIFGALQDILGSRSVSRDYYNQTGRIPDWCSLSSPPPESLYDPGKTPPPLMKRAYSTEK, from the exons ATGCCGCtgtttgaggttttggggagcggAGGAGAGAAGACGGCCGTGGTGATCGATTTAGGAGCTGCCTACACAAA GTGTGGCTTTGCTGGTGAGACTGGGCCGAGGTTTATCATCCCTAGTGAGATCCAGCGTCCTGGAGTACAGCAG CCCATTAAAGTGGTGCAGTACAACATAAACACAGAGGAGCTGTACACTAACCTGAAGGAGTTCATTCACATGCTGTACTTTAG GCATTTGCTCGTAAACCCACGTGACCGAAGAGTGGTTATCATTGAGTCCATCCTCTGTCCCTCACACTTCAGAGAAACTCTGTCCAAAGTATTCTTCAAGCACTTTGAG GTTCCATCAGTTCTCTTTGCTCCCAGCCATCTAATGTCCATCATGACTTTGGGTATCAACTCAGCCCTTGTGATGGATTGTGGATATACAGAAACATTGGTGTTACCT GTTTATGAAGGAATCCCCATCCTGTCTGCTTGGGAAGCTTTGCCGATGGGTGGAAAGGCTATTCACAA AGAATTGGATAGTCTGCTGACGGAACAATGTACAGTGGATACAGACTCAGGCACTGGCCACAGCTTACCCACTGTGATAG GCACAGTCTCTGAAGAGGTGGTTGAAGACATCAAAG tAAGGACATGCTTTGTCAGTGACTTGCAAAGAGGTCTGAAAATCCAGGAGGCCAAGTTCAACATGGATGGAACTGCAGAG AGACCTGCTCCTCCTCCTGATGTTGATTATCCCTTGGATGGAGAAAAGATTCTGCACATTAAGGGATCAATTAG AGACTCAATTGCTGAGATGTTGTTTGAACAGGACAACGAAGAAAAATCTATTGCTACATTAATCCTTGATACTCTTGTTAAG TGTCCTATTGATACAAGGAAGGTTCTTTCTGAGAACTTGTTGGTAATTGGCGGGACATCCATGCTTCCTGGCTTTCTTCACCGCCTCCTGGCTGAGATCCGTTTGCTGGTGGAAAAGCCCAAATACTGTGATGCTCTAGCTACCAAGAGCTTTCGCCTTCACAGTCCACCAGCCAAGCCCAACTGTACTGCCTGGCTAGGAG GGGCCATATTTGGAGCATTGCAGGACATCCTGGGCAGTCGATCAGTTTCCAGAGATTACTACAACCAAACAGGCCGCATTCCTGACTGGTGCTCCCTCAGCAGCCCTCCACCAGAATCACTCTATGACCCAGGAAAAACACCCCCACCACTCATGAAGAGGGCCTACTCTACAGAgaaataa